Proteins encoded by one window of Lathyrus oleraceus cultivar Zhongwan6 chromosome 1, CAAS_Psat_ZW6_1.0, whole genome shotgun sequence:
- the LOC127117458 gene encoding ninja-family protein mc410, which yields MEDDSGLELSLGLSYGGSSSKPKSKNGSSSDTRSEEVGRGGKMVDDFKSMFNTDPQKPESITSTRRTDSSKHEENFFSDLSKVKEDNASLNLNGRGFLVGNSHNKPIEIDENKRLEVVNKRRMSFDDIRNQKRHDSDIHHGDLHDRARASHISLTEDGSTAENEDVADSEAENSTSRPLSHHSDGSKGFVRVGGASSDAPKEIRGVADSSANGQKRFTASTEKDFKHANMTYGASFSAQPMNMMNVPYTSVKDSNTVGAPSSQIPGVMHMMPAATGERAGGQSVSNGNLPMMFGHPYVQLPMLDKDSSWGRPQQFHPSFAGRGPTNSAALHLNNISEAMPYEGRPLERAKSDGKQRVTEEGSFSQPEDVKGSSTNLRGKDASEQSKVEASTIDFSNIKPGLAADVKFGGCGAYPNLPWVSTTNSNGRTISGVTYRYNTNQIRIVCACHGSHMTPEDFVRHANDDQANPDGNAVSGTVPNGNLGSSSHS from the exons ATGGAGGATGATAGCGGGCTTGAGCTCAGTTTGGGTTTATCTTATGGCGGTTCATCATCCAAACCCAAGAGCAAGAATGGAAGCTCTTCGGATACTAGGTCAGAAGAAGTTGGTAGAGGTGGCAAGATGGTTGATGATTTTAAGAGCATGTTTAATACTGATCCTCAGAAGCCGGAATCAATCACTAGTACCCGAAGGACTGATTCCTCGAAGCATGAGGAGAATTTCTTTAGTGACCTTTCAAAGGTCAAAGAAGACAATGCTTCTTTGAATTTAAACGGGAGAGGGTTTCTTGTTGGGAACAGCCACAATAAACCTATTGAAATTGATGAAAATAAACGGTTAGAGGTAGTAAATAAGCGAAGAATGTCTTTTGATGACATTCGTAATCAAAAGAGGCATGACAGCGACATTCATCATGGTGATTTACATGACAGGGCTAGAGCTTCTCATATTTCTTTAACAGAAGATGGCTCGACTGCAGAAAATGAAGACGTGGCTGATTCGGAAGCTGAGAACTCTACCTCCAGGCCTCTCTCACACCATAGTGATGGTTCCAAAGGATTTGTTAGAGTTGGCGGTGCTTCTTCCGATGCTCCAAAAGAGATTCGTGGAGTCGCTGACTCAAGTGCCAACGGGCAGAAGAGGTTTACCGCATCCACAGAAAAAGATTTTAAACATGCAAACATGACTTATGGTGCTTCCTTCTCTGCTCAACCAATGAATATGATGAATGTACCTTACACTTCGGTAAAAGATTCAAACACTGTTGGAGCACCAAGTTCTCAAATACCTGGAGTGATGCATATGATGCCGGCTGCAACCGGTGAACGTGCGGGAGGTCAATCTGTCAGTAATGGAAACCTGCCAATGATGTTTGGACATCCGTATGTTCAGCTTCCTATGTTGGATAAAGATAGCTCATGGGGACGTCCCCAACAATTTCACCCATCCTTTGCTGGGAGAGGTCCAACTAACTCAG CTGCATTACACCTAAACAATATATCTGAGGCCATGCCATACGAAGGAAGGCCACTAGAACGAGCCAAAAGTGATGGAAAACAGCGTGTCACCGAAGAAGGCTCGTTTTCTCAACCTGAAGATGTGAAAGGAAGCAGCACAAACCTCAGGGGAAAAGATGCATCAGAACAGTCGAAAGTTGAAGCTTCAACCATTGATTTTTCTAATATCAAACCAGGGCTCGCTGCAGATGTGAAATTCGGAGGATGTGGTGCGTACCCAAATCTGCCTTGGGTATCGACCACAAACTCAAACGGGAGAACAATATCAGGTGTTACTTACAGGTACAACACTAACCAAATCAGAATCGTCTGTGCATGTCATGGCTCGCATATGACTCCTGAGGATTTCGTTCGCCATGCAAATGACGACCAAGCAAACCCAGACGGCAATGCGGTTTCGGGAACTGTACCAAATGGTAATCTTGGTTCCTCTTCTCACAGTTAG
- the LOC127117473 gene encoding E3 ubiquitin-protein ligase ATL42, giving the protein MNHLGITLLTLSILFINHVRAQISSSSSQDAVSNFQPSLVVVISILGLMFALTFILLIFAKVCHRRQLLPLGDDPNNQLSTFMRSRSRFSGIDKTAIESLPFFRFSSLKGSKQGLECSICLSKFEDIEILRLLPKCKHAFHIDCIDHWLEKHSSCPICRHKVNIEDETTFAYSNSLRMLVSDESNIEIFVQREEEKESQHGSSSRFSIGSSFRKIGKSSIKDEESLIQKECDHTYQHRVDDSGNTFNQKCRCYRDFHKHNHQITISDVVFKHRWSNVSSSDLMFLNSEMINATSSNRFNNMESDFHDGEKYVKHDDGEKRSVSEIASVSRFREFDMKKRVFGDSSLVESDVKEERMRKLWFPIARRTAEWFVNREKRSQQKSFVDV; this is encoded by the coding sequence ATGAATCATCTTGGTATTACCCTATTGACCCTCTCAATCTTATTCATCAATCATGTTAGAGCGCAAATATCAAGTTCATCTTCACAAGATGCTGTTTCAAATTTCCAACCAAGTCTTGTTGTTGTCATATCAATCCTAGGTCTTATGTTTGCATTAACATTCATTCTTCTCATTTTTGCCAAAGTATGTCATCGTAGACAATTACTTCCTCTTGGTGATGATCCAAATAATCAATTATCAACATTCATGAGATCAAGGTCAAGATTTTCAGGTATTGACAAAACAGCTATAGAGTCACTTCCTTTTTTTAGATTCTCTTCTCTCAAAGGCTCAAAACAAGGGTTAGAATGTTCAATATGTTTGTCAAAATTTGAAGATATAGAGATTTTAAGATTATTACCAAAATGTAAACATGCTTTTCATATTGATTGTATTGATCATTGGCTTGAAAAACATTCAAGTTGTCCTATTTGTAGACATAAAGTCAACATTGAAGATGAAACAACCTTTGCATATTCAAATAGTTTAAGGATGTTGGTAAGTGATGAATCAAACATAGAGATCTTTGTCcaaagagaagaagaaaaagaaagtCAACATGGTTCATCATCAAGATTTAGTATTGGAAGTAGCTTTAGAAAAATTGGGAAAAGTAGTATTAAGGATGAAGAATCGCTCATACAAAAAGAATGTGATCACACGTATCAGCATCGTGTTGATGACTCCGGTAACACTTTCAATCAGAAGTGTCGGTGTTACAGAGATTTTCACAAACACAATCATCAGATTACTATATCTGATGTTGTGTTTAAGCATAGATGGAGTAATGTTAGTTCTTCGGATCTTATGTTTTTGAATTCGGAGATGATTAATGCTACATCAAGTAATAGATTCAACAACATGGAATCGGATTTTCATGATGGAGAAAAATATGTGAAACATGATGATGGTGAGAAAAGATCAGTTTCAGAAATCGCTAGTGTTTCTAGATTTAGAGAATTTGATATGAAGAAAAGGGTGTTTGGAGATTCTTCATTGGTTGAAAGTGATGTTAAAGAGGAGAGAATGAGAAAGCTTTGGTTTCCAATTGCAAGAAGAACAGCTGAATGGTTTGTGAATAGAGAAAAAAGGTCTCAACAAAAGTCATTTGTAGATGTATAG